A window from Malania oleifera isolate guangnan ecotype guangnan chromosome 7, ASM2987363v1, whole genome shotgun sequence encodes these proteins:
- the LOC131159194 gene encoding protein NEN4 isoform X2: MAACNYSNNEGTSSQIVFFDVETTVPNRARQRFWVLEFGAIVVCPRNLVELESFCTLIRPAGDLSPVALRSSRRDGITRDAVTTAPVFEEVADRIYSILNGRIWAGHNIQRFDCVRIKEAFTEIGRPAPVPAAVIDSLGVLSRKFGRRAGNMKMATLGAYFGLGQQKHRSLDDVRMNLEVLKHCATVLLLESSLPSLLNGNWQLGNPTVVTRSRSKGKWQKSEESCRRKSPPTSLGYRKAVAPYARELKSGKESTYERKRDQGYCIM, translated from the exons ATGGCAGCATGTAATTACTCAAACAATGAAGGCACGTCCTCACAAATTGTGTTCTTCGACGTTGAAACAACAGTACCCAACAGAGCCAGACAAAGGTTCTGGGTACTAGAGTTCGGCGCAATCGTAGTTTGCCCCCGAAATCTGGTTGAGCTCGAGAGCTTCTGCACCCTGATAAGGCCTGCGGGGGACTTGTCCCCCGTTGCCTTGAGGTCGAGCCGTCGCGACGGCATCACCCGCGACGCTGTCACGACCGCACCAGTCTTCGAGGAGGTTGCTGATCGGATATACAGCATTCTCAACGGTAGAATATGGGCAGGGCATAATATCCAGAGATTTGATTGTGTTCGTATCAAGGAAGCCTTTACAGAGATCGGCCGGCCGGCTCCGGTCCCGGCTGCCGTGATTGATTCGCTTGGGGTCTTATCCCGTAAGTTTGGCAGAAGAGCTGGGAACATGAAG ATGGCAACATTGGGTGCTTACTTTGGGCTTGGCCAGCAGAAGCATAG AAGCCTAGACGATGTTCGGATGAATCTGGAAGTTCTGAAGCATTGTGCAACTGTGCTGCTCTTG GAATCAAGCCTTCCGAGTCTGTTGAATGGCAATTGGCAGCTGGGCAATCCCACGGTCGTAACAAGAAGCAGAAGCAAGGGGAAATGGCAGAAATCAGAAGAAAGCTGCAGGCGTAAATCTCCCCCAACTTCACTTGGATACAGGAAAGCAGTAGCTCCCTATGCCAGAGAATTAAAGTCTGGAAAAG